A genomic window from Alkalihalobacillus sp. AL-G includes:
- a CDS encoding ABC transporter substrate-binding protein, whose product MKKGFLWALALIMMLSVALAGCNSESGDGGGDGEEDGNEEQVLIFGRGGDSVALDPAIVTDGESFKVIKNIYDTLVEYGEQDTSINPSLATEWKVSDDGLTYTFTLREGVKFHNGDPFNADAVVKNFERWMTSGDAGKFAYYASMFGGFKGDEGHVIKSVEAKDEHTVVFTLNRPQAPFLKNLAMTPFSIGAPSEFENLATEPVGTGPFVFEDWKRKDRITIVKNEDYWKEGLPKLDKVIFRAIPDNSNRLNALKAGEIHLMDGVEPNDVAEIEKVDELQTFFRPSMNVGYLGFNTEKEPFTNKKVRQALNHAVDKEALIKAFYAGQAVPAKNAMPPVIAGYNDEVEAYEFDLEKAKALLAEAGYPDGFKTQLWAMPVPRPYMPNGKKIAEAIASNFAKIGVEAEIVTYEWATYLEKAQAGEAPMFLLGWTGDNGDADNFLYTLLDKDTIDSNNYARFANDELHDILIEAQSTPDEAKRAELYKEAQVIIHEEAPWVPLVHSEPALAGLANVKGFKPHPTGSDKLTNVYFE is encoded by the coding sequence ATGAAAAAAGGATTTCTTTGGGCATTAGCCTTAATTATGATGTTGTCAGTAGCACTTGCTGGCTGTAACTCCGAATCCGGCGATGGTGGCGGAGACGGAGAAGAAGATGGAAATGAAGAGCAAGTATTGATTTTTGGTCGAGGTGGCGACTCTGTAGCTCTTGACCCTGCTATCGTAACCGATGGTGAATCTTTTAAAGTCATCAAAAATATTTACGACACGTTAGTCGAATACGGTGAACAGGATACAAGCATCAATCCGAGTCTAGCAACTGAATGGAAGGTATCCGACGATGGGTTGACGTATACATTCACATTACGTGAAGGCGTCAAGTTCCATAACGGTGATCCATTTAATGCGGATGCAGTTGTGAAAAACTTCGAACGCTGGATGACAAGCGGCGACGCTGGTAAATTCGCTTACTATGCATCAATGTTTGGTGGATTTAAAGGCGATGAAGGTCACGTAATCAAGAGTGTTGAAGCGAAGGACGAACACACAGTTGTATTCACACTGAACCGTCCTCAAGCACCATTCCTAAAGAACCTAGCAATGACACCTTTCTCAATTGGTGCTCCTAGTGAGTTTGAAAATCTCGCAACAGAGCCAGTTGGTACTGGACCATTCGTTTTCGAAGATTGGAAGCGTAAGGACCGAATTACGATCGTTAAGAATGAAGATTACTGGAAAGAAGGACTTCCAAAGCTTGATAAAGTTATTTTCCGTGCAATTCCTGATAACTCGAACCGTTTGAACGCACTTAAAGCGGGTGAAATTCACCTTATGGATGGAGTTGAACCGAATGATGTAGCTGAGATCGAAAAGGTTGATGAGCTGCAAACATTCTTCCGTCCTTCGATGAACGTTGGTTACCTTGGATTCAACACTGAAAAAGAACCGTTTACGAATAAGAAGGTTCGCCAAGCATTGAACCATGCTGTTGATAAGGAAGCACTTATCAAGGCGTTCTACGCTGGACAGGCAGTACCTGCGAAGAATGCAATGCCTCCAGTAATTGCTGGATACAATGATGAAGTTGAAGCATATGAGTTCGATCTTGAAAAAGCTAAAGCACTTCTTGCTGAAGCAGGATATCCTGATGGATTCAAGACACAGCTTTGGGCAATGCCTGTACCACGTCCATACATGCCTAACGGAAAGAAAATCGCTGAAGCAATCGCCTCAAACTTTGCAAAAATTGGTGTGGAAGCAGAAATTGTAACGTATGAATGGGCAACGTATCTTGAAAAAGCACAAGCAGGTGAAGCGCCGATGTTCCTATTAGGTTGGACTGGGGACAATGGTGACGCAGATAACTTCCTATACACGTTGCTAGATAAAGATACAATCGATTCAAATAACTACGCTCGTTTCGCAAATGACGAGTTGCACGATATTTTAATTGAAGCACAATCTACTCCAGATGAAGCAAAACGAGCTGAACTTTATAAGGAAGCACAAGTAATCATCCATGAAGAAGCACCTTGGGTTCCACTTGTTCACTCAGAACCAGCACTTGCAGGTCTCGCTAATGTTAAAGGATTCAAACCGCACCCAACAGGATCTGATAAATTAACAAACGTTTATTTCGAGTAA
- a CDS encoding ABC transporter permease: MAELARNENPLQPTQQDEKPASPWRDAWRSFRKNKLALIGLGIVVFFIILAVFAPLIAPEGIDDQKISSDNYAKLEAPSGEYWFGTDDFGRDILSRVIYGARISLTVGFFAVMGSVIVGSILGIVAGYYGRWVDTIISRIFDIMLAFPSILLAIAIVAVLGPSLKNALIAIAIINVPNFGRLVRSRVLSIKEEEYIMAAKAVGMKDKRILFQHILPNSFAPIIVQGTLAIATAIIETAALGFLGLGAKAPSPEWGTMLADSKSFITDAPWTMIFPGLAIMLTVLGFNLMGDGLRDALDPKMKN, translated from the coding sequence ATGGCGGAACTAGCACGAAATGAAAACCCATTACAGCCAACACAACAAGATGAAAAACCAGCTTCTCCGTGGAGAGATGCTTGGAGGAGCTTCCGTAAAAACAAGCTTGCGTTGATCGGATTGGGTATTGTCGTTTTTTTCATCATTCTGGCAGTCTTTGCACCACTTATCGCACCTGAGGGAATCGATGATCAAAAGATTTCATCGGATAATTATGCGAAACTCGAAGCACCTTCTGGGGAATATTGGTTTGGGACAGACGACTTTGGTAGAGACATTTTAAGTCGAGTCATTTATGGTGCCCGTATTTCATTGACAGTTGGATTCTTTGCCGTAATGGGATCCGTGATTGTCGGGTCGATTCTTGGAATTGTCGCTGGCTATTATGGTCGGTGGGTGGATACGATCATCTCAAGAATCTTTGATATCATGCTCGCATTCCCGAGTATTTTGCTTGCGATTGCGATTGTTGCGGTACTAGGGCCTTCTCTTAAAAATGCCCTGATTGCAATAGCGATCATTAATGTTCCGAACTTTGGACGACTCGTCCGTTCGAGGGTGTTAAGCATTAAGGAAGAGGAATATATTATGGCTGCGAAGGCCGTTGGAATGAAGGATAAAAGAATTCTGTTCCAGCACATCCTTCCGAATAGCTTTGCACCGATTATCGTTCAAGGGACACTCGCGATTGCAACGGCGATCATTGAAACCGCTGCACTAGGATTTCTTGGGCTCGGTGCAAAAGCTCCATCTCCAGAGTGGGGCACAATGCTTGCGGATTCAAAGTCATTTATTACAGATGCACCATGGACGATGATTTTTCCGGGTCTTGCGATCATGCTGACTGTGCTTGGGTTTAACCTGATGGGTGACGGACTACGTGACGCATTGGATCCGAAAATGAAAAATTAA
- a CDS encoding ABC transporter permease has product MFSYTIRRLLMLIPVLFGMTLIVFLLIRAIPGDPAQVILGQQATEKAVAALRDSLGLDEPWYIQYFLYLGDLFTGNLGESIRTDAPINEEIWPYFAATLELSLFAMIIAIFVGVNAGIISAWFQNSWFDYAAMLMALIGISMPIFWLGLMEQWALAVEFNIFPTSGRESILNPVEPITHLFVIDTIMQGRFDQLAIVLKHLVLPGVALATIPMAIIARMTRSSMLEVMRSDYIRTARAKGLRMFWVVYKHSLKNAFVPVLTVIGLQMGLLLGGAILTETIFSWPGIGRYIYDAIGFRDYPVIQSGILVVAFVFVMINLLVDLLYAAIDPRIKYQ; this is encoded by the coding sequence ATGTTTTCATATACGATTCGAAGATTGCTTATGTTAATTCCAGTATTATTTGGAATGACGCTTATTGTTTTTTTACTTATCCGTGCTATTCCTGGGGATCCTGCTCAGGTGATTTTGGGCCAACAGGCTACTGAAAAGGCTGTTGCTGCATTGCGAGATAGCCTTGGGCTGGATGAACCGTGGTATATTCAATATTTCTTATACTTAGGTGACCTATTCACAGGTAACTTAGGTGAATCGATTCGAACAGATGCTCCGATCAATGAAGAAATTTGGCCTTATTTTGCAGCAACATTAGAATTATCTCTATTTGCGATGATCATTGCCATATTTGTTGGTGTAAACGCGGGGATTATCAGTGCATGGTTCCAAAACTCGTGGTTTGACTATGCTGCAATGCTTATGGCCTTGATCGGTATTTCAATGCCAATTTTCTGGTTAGGTTTGATGGAGCAATGGGCCCTAGCAGTAGAATTTAATATTTTCCCAACATCAGGCCGTGAAAGCATTTTGAATCCAGTCGAACCGATTACTCATCTATTTGTTATTGATACGATCATGCAAGGGCGCTTTGATCAACTTGCAATTGTTTTGAAACATTTAGTCTTGCCTGGTGTTGCTTTAGCAACGATTCCGATGGCGATCATTGCACGCATGACCCGTTCGAGCATGCTTGAGGTTATGCGTTCAGACTATATCCGAACGGCAAGAGCGAAGGGCTTAAGAATGTTTTGGGTTGTTTATAAACACTCATTGAAAAATGCATTTGTTCCTGTACTCACAGTAATCGGTCTACAGATGGGCCTTTTATTAGGTGGAGCAATCCTTACTGAAACAATTTTCAGTTGGCCAGGAATAGGTCGATATATCTACGATGCAATTGGTTTCCGTGACTATCCAGTCATCCAATCTGGAATCCTCGTTGTCGCATTTGTTTTTGTAATGATTAACTTGTTGGTCGACCTCTTATATGCAGCTATCGATCCAAGAATTAAATATCAATAG
- a CDS encoding aromatic acid exporter family protein, producing the protein MKLGARIFKTGVAIALSLYISMWLNLESISFAAIAAMFAIQPTIYRSYQTIIDQVQANVIGAVFAIIAVMTLGNQPIVIGLVAVLVIAINIKLKIDKTIPLAIVTVIVLMVNPGDHYVTFAIERFSVIMIGVVCSFLVNLAFLPPKYETRLYHKNVKNTEHIAQWIRLATRNDAERKILKEDLAKINENMIKADNYYLMYKEERYYMKRSEYTKSRKLVLFRQMISTTNKAAAILKSLDQHDHKIYQMPETIQKRIQDQLDHLTNYHQRILLKYIGKVRYQSPEEIMNQLDEDEQELTEYFMELYDSQQVDREQWMSVFPLIGLIIDYNNLLIHLDKLIESFHTYHTTDNEVKITDTYSKDD; encoded by the coding sequence ATGAAACTAGGTGCACGAATCTTTAAAACAGGTGTCGCGATTGCGTTGTCACTGTATATCAGCATGTGGCTGAATTTAGAATCGATCTCGTTCGCTGCGATTGCTGCAATGTTTGCCATTCAACCTACGATTTACCGTTCCTATCAAACGATTATCGATCAGGTCCAGGCTAACGTAATCGGAGCTGTATTTGCGATAATTGCGGTGATGACACTTGGAAACCAACCGATCGTCATCGGTCTTGTAGCTGTCCTCGTCATCGCTATCAACATCAAGCTGAAGATCGATAAAACAATACCGTTAGCGATTGTGACTGTTATCGTGCTAATGGTCAACCCCGGCGATCATTACGTCACGTTTGCGATCGAACGTTTTTCTGTCATTATGATCGGAGTAGTTTGTTCATTCCTTGTGAACCTTGCCTTTTTACCACCTAAATATGAGACCCGACTCTATCATAAAAATGTAAAAAATACGGAACACATCGCACAATGGATCCGACTTGCAACCCGGAACGATGCTGAACGAAAAATCCTTAAAGAGGATCTCGCTAAAATCAATGAAAACATGATCAAGGCCGACAATTACTATCTTATGTATAAAGAAGAACGGTATTATATGAAACGATCCGAATACACGAAAAGTAGAAAGCTCGTCCTATTCAGGCAAATGATATCGACCACGAATAAGGCTGCTGCGATTTTAAAAAGCCTTGACCAACATGATCATAAAATCTATCAAATGCCTGAAACGATACAGAAGCGGATTCAAGATCAATTGGATCATCTAACTAATTACCATCAACGCATCTTATTGAAGTATATCGGTAAGGTTCGTTACCAATCTCCTGAGGAAATCATGAATCAATTGGATGAGGATGAACAGGAACTGACGGAATATTTCATGGAGCTATATGATAGCCAGCAAGTGGATCGCGAGCAGTGGATGAGTGTTTTCCCGCTTATCGGACTTATAATTGATTATAATAATCTTCTCATTCACCTTGATAAACTTATTGAAAGCTTTCACACGTACCATACAACTGATAATGAAGTTAAAATTACGGATACCTATTCTAAGGATGATTAA
- a CDS encoding ABC transporter ATP-binding protein, translating into MSQPLLTVKDLKKHFPITGGVLGKQIGQVKAVDGVSFFIREGETLGLVGESGCGKSTTGRMLLRLIEPTEGEVVFNGKTITGLSGSEMRKMRRDIQMVFQDPYASLNPRHTVEKILEEPMIVHGIEKDAKKRKQKVRELLETVGLSSYHAKRYPHQFSGGQRQRIGIARALAVKPKLIVADEPVSALDVSVQAQVLNLLQDLQKEFDLTFLFIAHDLGVVRHISDRVGVMYLGKMVELANSEKLYEKPLHPYTKALLSAVPIPDVEHKKDRTVLEGDVPSPSNPPKGCPFHTRCPEAMDVCRQVVPKFQEVEQDHYVACHLFEDNKSI; encoded by the coding sequence ATGTCACAGCCATTATTAACAGTAAAAGATCTTAAAAAGCACTTCCCGATCACTGGCGGGGTGCTCGGTAAACAAATTGGACAAGTCAAAGCGGTTGATGGCGTTTCCTTCTTTATCCGAGAAGGGGAAACTCTTGGGTTAGTCGGCGAGAGTGGTTGTGGTAAATCGACTACAGGCCGAATGCTACTTAGGTTAATTGAACCAACCGAAGGCGAGGTGGTCTTTAACGGCAAAACGATCACGGGTTTATCTGGATCTGAAATGAGAAAGATGCGTCGAGATATTCAAATGGTGTTTCAGGACCCTTACGCTTCACTAAATCCGAGGCACACCGTTGAAAAAATTCTTGAGGAACCGATGATTGTACACGGAATTGAGAAGGATGCCAAAAAGCGAAAGCAAAAGGTACGAGAGCTTCTTGAAACCGTCGGATTAAGCAGCTACCATGCAAAGCGCTACCCACATCAGTTTAGCGGAGGCCAGCGTCAGAGGATCGGTATTGCACGAGCACTAGCTGTAAAACCGAAGCTGATTGTTGCTGATGAGCCTGTATCCGCACTTGATGTATCAGTCCAGGCACAAGTACTGAACCTGTTACAGGATTTACAGAAAGAGTTCGATTTGACCTTTCTCTTTATTGCCCACGACCTTGGTGTAGTCCGTCACATCAGTGATCGTGTTGGAGTCATGTACTTAGGTAAAATGGTCGAGCTCGCAAACAGTGAAAAGCTGTATGAAAAACCGTTGCATCCTTACACAAAGGCACTGTTATCAGCGGTTCCAATTCCAGATGTGGAGCATAAGAAGGACCGTACCGTGCTGGAGGGGGATGTGCCAAGCCCGTCCAACCCGCCAAAAGGATGCCCATTCCACACCCGGTGTCCAGAAGCAATGGATGTTTGTAGACAAGTAGTACCTAAGTTTCAAGAGGTAGAACAAGATCACTATGTAGCTTGTCATCTTTTCGAGGATAACAAGTCTATATAA
- a CDS encoding glutamate-1-semialdehyde 2,1-aminomutase, producing MERNQSKKLYGEALEHIVGGVNSPSRSYKAVNGGAPTFMDRAQGAYFWDADGNQYIDYLAAYGPIITGHAHPHITKAITNAAENGVLYGTPTRLENKFAKMLKDAIPSMEKVRFVNSGTEAVMTTIRVARAYTGRDKIVKFAGCYHGHSDLVLVAAGSGPSTLGTPDSAGVPKSIAKEVITVPFNDIDSFKEAMDRWGDEIAGVLVEPIVGNFGIVEPEPGFLEAVNAIAHDAGSLVIYDEVITAFRFKYGGAQNLLNIEPDMTALGKIIGGGLPIGAYGGKKEIMEKVAPLGPAYQAGTMAGNPASISAGIACLEILQQDGVYEQMDALGEALEAGILRLAELYDVPLSINRLKGALTIYFGTNERVVNYEQAEESDGEMFARFFNLMLQQGVNLAPSKYEAWFVTTAHTESDVKETLNAVEYAFKNL from the coding sequence ATGGAACGGAATCAGTCAAAAAAGTTATACGGGGAAGCACTTGAACATATTGTAGGTGGGGTGAATAGTCCATCTCGGTCTTATAAAGCTGTAAACGGAGGCGCCCCGACATTTATGGATCGTGCTCAGGGAGCGTACTTTTGGGATGCTGATGGTAACCAGTACATAGACTATTTAGCAGCATATGGTCCGATCATCACAGGTCACGCCCATCCGCATATTACAAAGGCTATTACCAATGCGGCCGAAAACGGAGTGTTATACGGTACACCTACCCGATTAGAAAACAAGTTCGCTAAAATGCTCAAGGATGCCATTCCTTCTATGGAAAAGGTCCGATTTGTCAATTCAGGGACAGAAGCGGTCATGACAACGATCCGGGTCGCACGTGCCTACACAGGCCGAGATAAAATAGTAAAATTCGCTGGATGCTATCACGGACACTCCGACCTTGTTTTAGTAGCGGCAGGATCAGGTCCATCAACGCTTGGCACACCAGACTCTGCAGGCGTTCCGAAAAGCATTGCAAAGGAAGTGATTACAGTACCTTTCAACGACATTGACTCTTTTAAGGAAGCTATGGATCGTTGGGGGGATGAAATTGCTGGTGTTTTAGTAGAACCGATCGTCGGGAACTTTGGAATCGTTGAACCTGAGCCTGGATTCCTAGAAGCTGTCAACGCAATCGCGCATGATGCCGGTTCTCTCGTCATCTACGACGAAGTTATCACTGCATTCCGATTCAAGTATGGAGGCGCACAGAACCTTTTAAATATCGAACCGGATATGACTGCACTAGGAAAAATCATCGGTGGCGGCTTACCAATCGGGGCTTACGGGGGTAAAAAGGAAATCATGGAGAAGGTCGCACCGCTAGGACCTGCCTACCAAGCTGGAACGATGGCCGGAAATCCCGCCTCAATATCTGCTGGAATCGCTTGTCTTGAAATACTACAGCAGGATGGGGTTTACGAACAGATGGATGCACTTGGTGAGGCGCTAGAGGCTGGTATTTTAAGATTAGCTGAACTATATGATGTGCCCCTGTCTATCAACCGGTTAAAAGGAGCATTGACGATTTACTTCGGTACAAACGAGAGAGTCGTAAACTATGAACAGGCGGAGGAAAGTGATGGCGAAATGTTCGCTCGGTTCTTCAACCTCATGCTGCAGCAAGGAGTAAACCTCGCACCCTCTAAATATGAAGCGTGGTTTGTGACAACAGCACATACGGAATCCGATGTAAAAGAAACCTTGAATGCTGTCGAATATGCATTTAAGAATCTATAA
- a CDS encoding ATP-binding cassette domain-containing protein — protein sequence MSNLMIDVDDLAKEFKSYSSRSGLKGAFRDLLTRNYKIHKAVDSISLKVKPGEMVGYIGENGAGKSTTIKMLTGILTPTAGSVTINGMNPHKERERFVKTIGVVFGQRSQLWWDIAVQESFRLLKKVYNVSDEDYKHHMGMVIEALDIAPLLDKPVRKLSLGQRMRCELAAALIHNPPLLFLDEPTIGLDVLVKLKIREFLKELNERYNTTVMLTTHDLTDIEALCERVVMLDEGKIIYDGALNQLKTSWGEGKQIQFHFTSPKTKEELLQTTGSELVVWEPGENPNSWTANVSNDEEVISILIKNVVADHRILDLRLLETSTEEIIRNIYEEGVIRG from the coding sequence ATGAGTAACTTAATGATAGATGTTGATGATTTGGCGAAGGAGTTCAAGTCTTATTCAAGTCGTTCAGGACTTAAAGGGGCTTTCAGGGATCTCCTTACAAGGAATTATAAAATCCATAAAGCGGTCGATTCGATCTCGTTGAAGGTGAAACCTGGCGAAATGGTCGGCTATATCGGTGAGAATGGTGCTGGTAAATCAACGACCATCAAGATGCTGACCGGTATTCTTACTCCGACAGCGGGGAGTGTCACGATCAATGGAATGAATCCGCATAAGGAGCGGGAACGGTTTGTGAAAACTATCGGTGTCGTTTTTGGTCAACGATCCCAATTATGGTGGGATATCGCCGTACAGGAATCGTTCCGTCTGCTGAAAAAAGTGTACAACGTATCTGATGAAGATTATAAACATCATATGGGAATGGTGATCGAGGCGTTGGATATAGCTCCATTGCTCGATAAACCTGTGAGAAAGCTGTCGCTCGGTCAACGAATGCGTTGTGAATTAGCAGCAGCACTCATCCACAACCCGCCGTTACTTTTTCTTGATGAACCGACAATCGGGCTTGATGTACTCGTAAAGCTGAAAATCCGTGAGTTCCTTAAGGAATTGAACGAGCGTTACAACACAACAGTCATGTTGACTACTCATGACCTTACTGACATCGAAGCCCTTTGTGAGCGGGTCGTCATGCTCGATGAAGGGAAAATCATCTATGATGGAGCATTAAATCAGTTGAAAACAAGCTGGGGCGAAGGGAAGCAAATCCAGTTCCACTTCACATCTCCGAAAACGAAGGAGGAACTTTTACAAACAACCGGCAGTGAGCTTGTTGTTTGGGAGCCAGGTGAAAACCCGAATAGCTGGACGGCAAACGTCTCAAATGATGAAGAAGTCATATCGATTTTAATTAAAAACGTTGTGGCCGATCATCGGATTCTTGATCTGAGACTATTGGAAACGTCAACGGAAGAAATCATCCGTAACATTTACGAGGAAGGCGTTATCCGTGGGTAA